Below is a genomic region from Passer domesticus isolate bPasDom1 unplaced genomic scaffold, bPasDom1.hap1 HAP1_SCAFFOLD_218, whole genome shotgun sequence.
cagccgtgcccttgggcggcagcgtgcggcaagggcccgggctgagccctgccgggccagcagggcgtgtggccgcagcgctggcagcgccgctggcagggagctgtgccgctgccgccgtgacaggctctgtgttcacagggatggccgggcggcacctgagggggcagccaggagagctcctgatgatctgcagcggtgagtgagggcagcgggctgacagcggggctggcagggagagctgcagtgcctgggcagggagctgccatccctgtcccggcTGCGGCGGGCTCGCTCCCTGTGTGGATGAGGGGTggcgtgggcagagcacagagagatttcagggatgggggggggggggcagattcatggccagctgatccagttgacaccccctctcttctggccatggccagagctgggtgggatggccctggcaggacggtctcctaggattcccacagatccaggctctgactgtggctctgttcctctcccttccagcccttcaagccctgaggagagatgacagcccttcccagaaaAACATAGTTGTTAAACAGATATTCAGTTGGAGAGTTACAGAACTGGCTCAGAAGAACCAGTGTTTGttgaagacctgcaaatgccatggaagatgagagtgccttgagaccagaagagaccagctggagctccaggcactgctgatgattggcacagctaagcctgtgggaaacttgcatggcttcagccctctccctgcttatagatagctccctccctccagccctcagactctgcccatcccttctttttccctccactctccctcccttttcacggctctttccctctagtcctcagatcctgcccttccccttttccccacccagctcattcctttgcttcgccttctattaataaacagtttggcttcttcactttgcctgcatccctgtggagctgaagcagaacaaatccggggccctgggacacacaggcccctgctgccgttctctgccacgccgtgttttgtgcacagacccagaggaacgagggcaggtcaggctggcacggtccctgtgctgaaggtgcagttccacaaccctgtgcagttacagatcttgctgagcatcctggagcccctggattTTGGAAGAGCCAGCCTGAGgatgctctgaacccagctgtgagggattccatggcaagcatccatgaagggcaaaggagcttggaaTGCTGGCAGTTTTCAAGaacagcttcctgaaagcacagcagtgctccatgCCTGCacaggatgaggaggagggcagaaccagagaccatccaggctcagcagggagctttgggtgtgcctgagagcaaatgaagcagcagcacggtgcccGAGACTCGGACACGCGACcgtgccagtgcctggagcgCTGCCAGGTAGTGCCGGGATCCCGGCTGTGGTTCTGgtccccacaagtgaggaatggcagccccaggctcagccccaggcagaaagccaaccaggtgagagcagagggagggcacCCTCCCAGTCTCTCTTGGACATGGTCACaaaacagcccctgctgcttcttcctccgcccgtgtttgggatgtgctggtggcagagccagccagcttgtgctctgcgtTCCAAAGCCTGTTGGGCGCGGGCAAGAAAAGCGCAGTGTGCACAGCAGAGagtcctggaaggtgctggcaagAGCCTCTAACCTAAATATAGGCTCTTTCAGTCTAAACATGTGGTTTTCTTTACTAAGAAAGAGCTCCTCTGGCTCTGTCAGTGCTTCTTTTGCTCTCTTTGGACTGTCTAATGCTTAGCCAGGAACTTCCACCAATTCCAGGGTCTGCAGTGACAATAGGGATTGAGCAGTTCGAATGGTGGCAATGGAAGGACAAATTAGAGTCCCATGCCTCCTTTGATACTGTCACGTTTGCTCAGCAATTGACAACATGAGGAAAATTCGAGTTTTCTTCTCAGCTTGGAGAATGCCAGAGCAGTTTGTGTTGCAAAGTATCGTAAGGATCATCCAGTTCccaccaccctgccatgggcacaggTGCTATGCAGGCACAGCTGTCACTAGAACTGGAAGAACACTTTTCCATGtttgccttttcctctcctggatTTCAAGCTGACATGAAAAACTCAGCTGGTTACAGCTGAATTGTGTAGCTCACAGGACTTGGAATGGGAGTCTCCAGTGGGCCATGCTCTGTCCATTCAGCCTTTGTTGGAGCATCCAGAtgtgcagcccaggcacagGCCCCAGGCCGGTCCATTTCAGCATCCCAAAGTTTTTGTGCCTTCCTGAGCACCCTGAGGCTCCTGAATGCAATCTTGAATTCCCAGTCAGTGCTGTGCAGGACATGAGAACACAGGAATGAGCCTGTTTGCCTCATTCTTGGGTTTGCTGCTCCTGCCTAAAATAATCATCAGGAGTATGTACCAATGTAAAAGTTATAGCTGAGCACCAGGGACTTTTTCTGTAGTGTTTAAAACTAAAAACCTTGTGCAACTGTTCAGAGACTCTAAAATGCAGGGTGAAAATGACAGCTTTAGTATTTAACATGGGATTTTTCTGGTCAAGGATTTGAATGCTAAGGCAGAAATTACAAAACTGTTAAAAGGTTGTTTTCATTGGCAACCCCTTTTAAATGGCATCAGCACAATTACAGGGAACAGGGTATGACACCAGGGACCGTACTTGGCACTTCATGGCTTAAATGTTTTGCCTGGCTTCACACAGGAGTTCAAGTTTTCCCAGGGCTTTGATCGACTGGTCATTGCGGGTCACTTTCAGGAAATGCAAAAGAATGTAACAGCAGAACTTCTGCAGCATGTGCCCTAGGGCATAGGGAgagaactgtccctgtgtgctgaaagatgagtcGACGAGGCAAATGTCCAGTCTGGATGAGCAACaaggttttgaaggaacttagaaataaaaaaaaagatgtatcGTCTTTTAAAGGAGGGGCTGATTTCTCAGGAAGTATTTAAGGGAGCTGCTAGtgcatgtaggaaaaaaaatagggtGGCCAgagctcagtttgaacttaacttggcaacttctgttaaaaagaataaaaaaagtttttgcaaatatattaatggtaaaaggaagggtataTCCGACCTCTGTTCCTTATTGAATGAGGCAGGCAACCTAGTGactaaagatgaggaaaaggcagaaatgcTTAATGCCTTCTTCGCCTCAGTCTGTGGTGGTAAGACAGCTTGTCCTCAGGGGTTGGTAGGTGgtgccagggagcagaatggtcctCTTGTTATCCAAGAAGAGGCAGCCAGAGAACTGATGGGACACTTGGATATTCATTAATCAATggggccagatgggatccatgccagggtgatgagggagctggaagaTGAGCTTGcgaagccgctctccatcatttatccAGAGTCGTGGCTCACTGGCGAGGTTCCAGATGATTGGAAGCTGGCCAATGGGACACCTGCTTACAAAAAAGGtaggaaggaggatcctggcaattacaggccagttagcctgacctcagtaaCAGGTAAGATGATGGAACAGTTCACGCTGAGTgctatcacacagcacttacagcatggccagggtatcagagccAGTCAGCAGGGGTTACAAAGGGTAGGCCACGTGTGACCAGCCTGGTCTCCTTCTGTGACCAGGTGACCTGCCTGGTGGAcgcaggaaaggctgtgcatGTTGTCTAtttagacttcagcaaggcctttgatactgtctcccacagcacactcctggagaagctggcagcccacggcTTGGGCGGGAGCACTCTtggctgggttaggaactggctggatggctgggcccagagagtgatggtgaacggtgctgcatccagctggcggccagtcaccagtgctgtccctcagggctctgtgctgggaccagttctatttcatatttttatagacgacatggatgagggcatcgagtccttcattagtaaatttgcagctgacactaagctgggagcttgtgttgatctcctggaaggaaggagggctctgcagagagacttggatccgttggatggatgggcagagtccagcagcatgaagtttaataagtccaagtgccgAGTTCTAcgttttggccacaaaaatcccctacaatGTAAcaagctggggacagtgtggctggacagtgttcaggtggaaagggacctgggggtgctggttgacagccggttgaatatgagccagcaatgtgccttggtggccaagaaggccaatggcatcccgGCCTGCAGTAGGAattgtgtggccagcaggagcagggaggtcattgtTGCCCTGTACTCGGCGCTGGTGAGACCgcaccttgagtactgtgtccagttctgggcccctcagtttaggaaggatgttgagatgcttgagcacgttcagaggagggcaacaaggctggtgaggggcttggaacacaagccctatgaggaatgtttgaaggaactggggttgtttagcctggagaaacggaggcttagaggtgaccctattgctctctacaacttcctgaagggaggttgtagacaggtgggggtcggtctcttccactgggcagtgactgacagaacaagaggacacagtctcaaggtacgtcagggaaggtataggttggatattaggaaaaaaattttcaccaaaagaataataaagtactggaatgttcttcccagggaggtggtggaatcagaATCTTtgaatgtgttttaaaaaaggtgGAATATGGCatttggtgctatagtctaatTGAAGTGTtggggcataggttggacttgatgatcctagaCATGTCTTaaaacctcattattctgtggttctctgaAAACCTTGAAAATGATCAGCGGgctctggaaaactttttaaaaaaatcagaaatggatGTAGCTCTGTGAATTTTCAGGCACAGCTCTTTGGGTCTGgaggaaatatttgctttgcatCAGCTAAGACAtagacagacacacagcaaaTGGAGCACTGAACATCACAGACTGGGCCAGTGTTTTTCCCAGAAGAACTGACAGAAGATCACAATGAAACACGACAGTGTCCCTGAACAATCCAATTGTCCAGGGAAACTCAGCAGCTGATGGTGTTGTGGTGCTACTGCCAATCCCTTCCATGAGCAAATCATTTCAGGACTGACTAACAGCCTCTGCCTTCTCACAGACACCAGGTGTTGCAGCAGTGCTCcgggtgctgctgccaacagcccctgcagggaggagcacagcccccagtacACGTgagctttggctccctgtggcacagaagccccccggggcacaggtctctggggcaggagaggggcagcagcgctgccagggctcggggggtggcagctctgcttgggcagggactctgccacacctgctgatggcagcgctgcccgggccccagggctcagagcagcattggtgccctggcccacacgttccctgtgcctgtcacagccgcgggtttaggatggccagcagccgggacgtgtcccaaggaggccatgccagcttccgtggaaggcctcatgcccttgccagcgcggctgcctcggcagccctgggggctccttctgctgccctgagcccgcagagcagggcaacgtttgctgatgggctgagcccttcctaaagatcctgtcgggctgccttagacacttggggccagggattcctgccAACCAGGGctactttgggtgggctgggggcggccccagggcaggtgtcagtgtgtgcaagggccctttgtgacacgctgcagcatGGTCActgtggcatggaatggaggaatgtgtcctttgtgacacgtggtgacataggagctggcagtgacaagaacactccacagcgctcagagcaggcgacgggacaggacggggcagagcggtgctgtgaggagcccccgcacagcgCACTCGTTCCTGCCTGACCCGGAGCTTTTCTGAggtgttgttcctgcagctgacctcgaggccagacTGTGGGACTTGCTGACCTGAGTCATTTACCAGGaatctcctgtcattgtggcaggagcccccAAGACTagagtgcaggacttgctgtcctgcagctatCCTGAGACCGCTCTGTCTCAGAAATCTTCAAGGCACAACTGAAATTGCTGACTTGGCAATATCCTGAGGCATCTCTCTAGAAGGTGCCTTCAAGGCTGGAAGGTGGAATGGCAGGCAGATTTTTCAGCCTGTTCAAATGCTTCcgggggaaaaataagaaaggccctggagctgctgcaggagagcaacttgaagagccagagcagatccagacactgcaggagggtgagtggcagagctgggccataggactggagcctgcagccagcctggccccattccgtcccatcccatcccgtcccgtcccgtcccgtcccgtcccgtcccgtccccatcccctggggccATGCCCATGGAGAGGacggaagagggcccaggcagacaccccgcagtggccgtgctccatccccctggggcatcccggggctgtccctgcctggggagcgcagggctgggctgtgttctccggcctctccctcagcccctcagctctggctgtgctcgctctttgccagatgcagccgtggagcgcacacaagagcagcaatccagccatgaccgcttccgcagaacagcgcaggtacctgcagctatgcccacctgggctgggcctgctgtacctgctcagctgagcactacgcttggagcatccCTGGCTTCCCTGTCCTTTATTCTTTGGCAGATGTTCCGAAAATTCCCGCGCATTCGGCGTAGAGAGAccaacaccacagcagctgagggcccagctgagcctgactcggggctgacccagctccaggcagagcctgatgtcagcccaGACTTGGCTGGGCTCTCACAAGACTTGGACACCTCAGGGACTGAAACGTGGGCACAGGATCTTCCCACATCAGGGACTGAGGATGCAGTCATAACAAACACTGACAATGAAGAGACTGAGGCCTTGAAAAATACTGGAGCCATGCCCACTCCCCCTGAGATTTGTGCTTccactgtggattttttcctggagagtgctgttccttatcagcagcaggtaagcagcctggggctagGACTGGAGGCCTCCCAGGGCCGTGTGTCCCCTCAAGCCTCGGTCACTGGGccccctcagcctttgaggccagtAGATTGTGACGGGAAGGGAGGCACTTCTTGGGGGGAACCTGGGGAAGTTGCTCCCATACACAGCGCTCCAGGTCTTCCCCATGCCTactccaggtgccagccatgGTGAAGAACATCCACCAGAGTCTCATGTCCCACGTCACTGTGGATGCCAGGCTGCACAGCGAcattgtgaggctggctgaGGAACACCCTGCAGACGTGGCGCtgaccctcctgcactgtgccccaacgtgtgacaggtacggggcccacgtgccttgagagctcagggctcaccagcctttagggcccgtggcccatcacagcctgtccaatgggctctgccagacaggcagagagctccaggaccctcgggcccctctgtttgcccagcctgctgccaatgctccctccctgcccctcagggcaccggggctcagtcacctgtgcccccacagctgcacagggcatggtacTGTGACTGAGATGCCTCTGACACAGAGCTCTGATCctacagagctgctgcaatgatgTGGAGAGCCATAGGCACATCAGGACCAACAATGGAGAAGGTGCTGGCaacactgctctgtgtgatggaggattggcctgtgcacagcacatgcacctccgatggggacaacaAGGACgtttttgccctggctgtgagtttctggaactggcCTTTGCTTGCCACCCggttgcctctccagcagctctccatcctctccctgcctcagtcgcTGGGATGAAACTTGGGCTAGGGGCAGACtcaggggacaccaggcccactgctccccctgcatctgcccctgggccctgccccatggacaccagggcactgagcgctgtcttgggctgcttcttctgcaggcaactctggtgatctggGTCATTGTGCCTAAATGCCAGGAGGCCATGATCCTTCATTCCTCCcgcctgtttgtggctctgctcttccatgtTGTCATCACCACCcagcagatgccaccagaggaagttgaaaaCTTCTGGAGAGCGTGCCAGGAGGAACACCACCTTCCCAGCAAGCCCAACAGGTCCcagtcctcctgtccttcccatgcccttgtggccagtgccagtgctcccagtgtgacctgggctttgctctgcacacaggtttgcagtgcaggccatgaaggctctgctctgccgactggagtgtgaccaggaggTGATGGATATGGAGcgtaagtgtggctgggacacgctgctgtgtgctcacacccagcactatgccgtgggtctgctggccaggtgagacccccttctcctccacactgcccccagcatttgtgccctgtgcccgggtgccccacacagtccctgtggtcatgggccagagggccttgtcaCCGAGGGACGgccaaggagactggaaaaggctgggagaggagggtgccccgaaggggccacctcccacagcgctcacatcctctccagggatgctgggcaaagaccagacctccgtgagtcagtcctggcagaggtttggtccccccacctcaggctcttggtgtcttttttccccttccagagagatgcgccgtggctccCTCTCCTTGTGTTCTGGGATTGCTCTCCGTCTgcttgggctgctcagcagggaggagccacgcTGGGATCTGCCTGGCCTAgcgttccttgtggaggtgagcctgaatgccagcgctgcctggctgagctgcctcccagctctctgccctctcgtagccgcagctgcctgggacggtgcccgtgccctgtgctgctgcctggcccagccctgtgcggttctgggctgctgctggccgggtgccctgtcactgccctgtgcctttcaggtcctcgagtgcctggacttgagggaatgtgcTGACAGCATCCTGGAGATCATGTCAAGGCACCTGAGGAatgagtgcagggagaggcgtcgcctggcactcagaggcctcgtggtgctcagcaaggatccctcgatggtgagaaggggcagcggctgaagctgcgctggggaaagcagccccatgggctggcagggcttcagcagctgaggcagctgctcccagctctcctgcctcacctgccccactgctttggggcaggcctttggcctgtgggccctgcagcagcagggtggggtcGCAGTGCCCGGGCGCTGTTGGCGGTGCAGCCGTCCAtggcttcccagcacagccttgtgttccacacaggccaggagaatgggcactctgtctccaagccttctggagctgctgggtgatgcagaCGAAGAGCTGGTCGGCATGACGGTCTCTGTGTTCACTAATTTGCTCAAGAGCAGAGACATGCTGGTatccagcaccactgccccgatgctggctgaggctctcctgctgctcttcgaCCACGTAAGGCTTTGtatccccagcctggggcactgggtgctgcccagaAACTTTGTGCACTGTGGTTTTTTGTACTCTTCAGGTGGGCCTGGAGTAGATGGCGCTgaggttttttctttcattcaggaCAACAGCCACGTGCAGTTGCTCTCCCTTGACCTCTTCTTCAAGGTGATGGATTTGGtagcagaggagggaaaaaagcccctgaagtcagtggtgtgccagagccttcctgcactcttcttccactgccatgatgagaatcagcGTGTGGCAGAGGTCAGGACTCGTGGGCTGCTAGTGTCCCcgtggcagggggctgggctgccagctgccctggtCACATCccgagctgcagcctcctccaggctgtggcacagggatgtgagtcctgtgtcctgggctgtggggctatctctgggtctctgctgctctccaggcctctcAGGAAACGCTGCATTGTGCGGCCGGGTTCCTGCAGAGGAGGGATCTCAAAGAGCTGGTGGAGGCAGAGAAGCTGTTGGCCTTTGCCGAGGTCTTGGTAAGAACAGCTTTAAGAaccggcggggctgcggggcggccccgcggctccccgggcagcagccggccctctgccccctgcggagcccggcgccagcggctgctggccgcgcctcagggctgtgcgggcaggggaggccggggctgggcgcagggagcgcccgccacaggggctgagcccgcgccaagccttccctgctgccgctctctgcagctggcagaggacacgagccgagcggccgagcagctgcgccgggccctgcgctacctggagagcccacaggagtccctgcgagaggcggccatcaggttcatgggtgagccacgaggccgggctccctccccggcccgccgcagctcggccccagccccgcccgctgccctggcagtgccatccgggcccggcgccgtggagccccgcctggcccgggcgctgctgccgccctctggcagccgtgcccttgggcggcagcgtgcggcaagggcccgggctgagccctgccgggccagcagggcgtgtggccgcagcgctggcagcgccgctggcagggagctgtgccgctgccgccgtgacaggctctgtgttcacagggatggccgggcggcacctgagggggcagccaagagagctcctgatgatctgcagtggtgagtgagggcagcgggctgacaccAGGGACTGGCAGGGAGAGTTAcaagccctgccccggctgtgcagggctctgctcccgtgGCTGAACGCACAGAGGTTTCAGGGCCATGTGGGGCATTCCTGGCCTGCCGCTTTGggctgatccccttggtccctgctccctcctggccatggcaagagccggctgggatggccctggcagggggctctcctCATCTCTGTGCAGATCCGGGACCTGaccgtggctctgttcctctctcatgCAGCCCTTGAACACCTGACCGAGGATATGAGCAGTGCCGTGTCAGAGGTGGCACTTCAAACACTGCATGTCCTCCGGGCAATTCAGCGTGGGCACTATTCcatcttccagaggctgcaagatcagctgcgcagggCATGGAAGAGTCGGCCTCGTCTGTCAGGGCTCGGCTGGCTGCATTGCCAGAGCTCTGAGGAGAACTGATGGGCAAGGCACACTTGGTGGGGGCAATCCTAGCCAGTGGGAATTTTCCTTTatcttttaagatttttcttttttttttttttcctcttttgaatttctgtaaatatagaATGTGTTATAATACACAGACTCCCAGGAGCTTTTCTTTGCTGCCCAGGATCTGCAGGGCAAGAGAGAGGAAACGGTGAAAAAGAtgcttgtgctcagcagcagagcaagctGAGGGGTCcctgaagggggaaaatggtgcttgcactcagccagctgcccaggtgtgcagtgctgcagggacaatggccagaagccccttggcctgtggtggttctgctgaagcctttgtgctgccgacagagcgggtgggcagggccggagctgcggggatccctgctggagcggtgcctggagatggccacaaggcctgtggcaggcaggaagtgCCATCtgtgtcctcctggccgtgtgctgctggctgcattgctgagggctcccaggtgcctctggctggggctcctctggagctcctgtggggctgcggcgctgctgccgggcagcttggccgggctgggggagagcctgaggggctggggcactgggaagccctgagcaattgggtgtcagaggccatgagcagccccctggcatccgccttgttcctgacagaGTTGACTTATAAGACAGGTCCTGGGCACTCTGTGACTCCATGTATCAGTGTTGTTGGAACCCGAAATGTAGGGAATTCTCAGACCTTTGGTCTTGTAAGCAAAGCTTAAAATTTAAGACAGGATTTGATCTAAGACCTCGGAAAAGGTTTCCAAATTTAGTAGCTGGAAGCGAGAATGTGGATTTAGAGTTCATAGCAGTGACACATGAAGCTAAGTGGAGGAAAGTTTAAAGTTTTAGACTTTAAgatgtagaaaaaataaaagtagttacAAAAGTAAACAAGAAGTGGAGAATGCAGTGCTGTAGGTTTGTTTGCCATAACATGATTGGCTAAGGAAGCTTACAGTgtagcatgagtccctaaagcGAAATGTTGAAGGATTGGGTCCAAAACAAAATATccttgttggcagtgttttattggCCAATAAATCCTTAAAAGGTCTTGTAATTAGAAGTCTTGTGATCTTGTGAGCCATGCGGTGGAGATGTGAGCCAAACTCACCCTTCCTGTCTgtgtcaaaaataaaaaaaagaaatggcatcATCTAAAAAACTCAGAGATCCGGTCTCTAACTCATTCCAAACTTTTTCAAATCCCCCTAAGTGTGATGTAGCTACAAATAGATGACAAGGACTCTTGATGCTGGCTGTTTGACTCCAAACCAGCTGCTTAAGAAACTGTCACATAACCCTGTGTAATTATGTGGCAGAAATGTGTCATTTTAAGAAACTTTCCCAACTGACTTGAATAGAGGTTTGTTTGTAGGGTATTTTAAGGGAAGCCCTCACAGCAGAGGTCTGGCCTTTGGccgagctgtgtcccctgctggtTGTGAAGTGTGCCATCACCTCCAGGTGTTTCTGggctaaaaatataatcaagtCACTTGGACTTGCACTTTTTGGCCTATGAAAGGTGGACTGACTTTTGGGGCAAATTTGGAGACCTCATCTATGGGTGGATGGACCACCTAGGATTTTCCCAATTGCTGGGAATGGTTCTCCAGGTCCTTGGTGCAAAACAGGGCCCCCCAGGAACTGAGGATCTACAAGATGATAAACAATTCAGGCAATTGTGATGCATCTTTCTAAAtcactctcctttctctcttacAGTACTGATTGAGGTGCACTGCCTTGCttgtttttgcttctcactAAAACCAAGCACACATTTTTATTGAATGTATCATCTTTCACAATGGTTCCTTAATattcacagtaaaataagaaCATGATTTCCAGTGAGGTGTCCTTTAAATGGCCTCTGTCAATTGGCAGAACAACAGGaggctcctgaggggctggagcactgggaagccctgaggaaTTGGGTGTCGGAGGCCAcaagcagcccccaggcagccgccttgttcctggcacccagctgctctggcgCTTCCCCACAGCGTCTGCCAGGCCTGCGGCAGAAGCCCTCGAGGCCAGGCCTCATcaggaggctggggacagccctgaggtgcccaggctgggctggctggggacagggagggcaaaGCTCCCCTGCTGGGGCAAGGGACGAGGTGCTGGGAAGTCAGATAACCTGAGATTTTACCCCCCaagtgttctttctttctttcccctaacATTTATCTCAGGTTTGGTCCCATAATGATCTCTATGTGCCCTCTAGAAATTACTCAGACTTTTCctcaaaagtaattttgtcCCCTAGAGATCACCTCATTCCCAGCCTcgctgggaatttttttccagcaataggaTGATATCTTTTGGATGCTCGGAGCACCTTAAGCGCTCagacaattttctagtttgtgggaAAGCCCCTAAGAACCCTTTTGTGTTATATGAAAGACTGTGAATGTGTGGAACTGCATTTCCATTGTCACCTGgaggggcttggcaggtgaaggacaaggaagaagtagatggtgagaaaggccag
It encodes:
- the LOC135292138 gene encoding uncharacterized protein LOC135292138, with protein sequence MAGRFFSLFKCFRGKNKKGPGAAAGEQLEEPEQIQTLQEDAAVERTQEQQSSHDRFRRTAQMFRKFPRIRRRETNTTAAEGPAEPDSGLTQLQAEPDVSPDLAGLSQDLDTSGTETWAQDLPTSGTEDAVITNTDNEETEALKNTGAMPTPPEICASTVDFFLESAVPYQQQVPAMVKNIHQSLMSHVTVDARLHSDIVRLAEEHPADVALTLLHCAPTCDRAAAMMWRAIGTSGPTMEKVLATLLCVMEDWPVHSTCTSDGDNKDVFALAATLVIWVIVPKCQEAMILHSSRLFVALLFHVVITTQQMPPEEVENFWRACQEEHHLPSKPNRFAVQAMKALLCRLECDQEVMDMERKCGWDTLLCAHTQHYAVGLLAREMRRGSLSLCSGIALRLLGLLSREEPRWDLPGLAFLVELSALS